The nucleotide window CTGCACAAAGCCATCGGCATCGAGCCTTGCCATGTCGCCGGTGTGCAGCCAGCCGTCAACGAAAGTCTCGGCGGTCGCTTCGAGTTTGTTCCAGTAACCTTTGACGACGTTCGCGCCGCGAATCAATAACTCGCCGATGCCGCTCTGCTCGTCCGGCTCGAACAGGTCGAGATCAACGACGGGCGCGGCAAAGCCGACCGTTTCAGGCCGCAGGTGCGCGTACTCGTGCGGCAGGAAGGTCGCCACCGACGCGCATTCCGTAAGGCCGAAGCCATTGCCGACGCGCGCATTGGGAAACGATTCCATGATGCGCGCCACCAGATCGGGGGCGATGGGCGCGCCGCCGTACGACACCCATCTCACCCGCGAGGTGTCGAGGTCTTTGAAGTTCGGTTGATTGATGGCGAACCAGTAGACCGCCGGCACAGAGGTGAGCAGGTTGATGCGCTGCTCGTCAATGGCTTTCAAAAACGCCTGCACTTCAAACGCCGGCATGATGACCAGCGTGTCGCCGGTTTCGACGGTCGGAATCAACTGGCTGTTGCAGCCGGTGACGTGAAAGAGCGGCACCGATACGAGATTGCGAATACTGCCATCGGTCGGCAAGCTGACGACACGGCGACAGGTTTCCGAGTTGGTCAGAAAGTTCTCGTGCGTCGTCATCGCGCCTTTGGGAAAGCCGGTCGTGCCGCTGGTGTAAAAGATCGCCGCCACATCCGGCAGTTGCAAATCGTCAACCACGAACGGCTCGCCGTCAGGCAACGCTGCGTCGGGCATGAAGACATAAGCCGCGCCGCTGTCGTTGACAACGTAATCCACTTCGCTTTCGCTGAAGCGGGTGTTGACCGGCACGGCGACCGCCCCGGCCATCTCGACACCGAAAAACGCCAGCACCCAGCTCAAGCCATTGCCCAGGCGAATCGCCACGCGGTCGCCTCGCGCCACGCCCGCGGCGCGCAATCCACCGCTGACGCGTGCCGCGCGTTCCCAGAGCTGGCGATAATTGATGCGCTCGCCGCCGATCTCGACGATGGCTTCGTGGTCGGGCGAGCCTTCGACGGTCAGGCGCAGCATCTCGACGAGCGAGGCGGGCCGGCTGTCGTAATGCGCGATGCCGCGCGCGTCGCGAGTAATGCCGGAATAATCAAAGGGTCGAATCATCGGTCTCCTCAAAATTGCGCTGGCCTGATTCTCGCTGCAAGCGCCAACGATTCTACGCGGTCGCCGCCGCTTCATGGAAGCTCAGTTTGAGATTCTGATACGCCCCTTTACGGGATGGTTCGGTCACGAAAGTATCATCGCCGGATGATGAGTTGTCGTTTGAATAGCCTAGCGAGATGGCCAGGCCGCGCAGGTGCGCGCCGGGTTGATAGCCTCTGAGCGGTGAAGCGTGGGCAGCGCATCGAGCATCAAGGACACACGGTCTGAATGGCCGGTGCGCCCAACTTTGAGATCAGGCTCCTGACCCATAATTTTCAAAATTGAACCGTACAGTCAAATTCTTGCTTTGGCTAGCAACAGTAAAGTCTATTAGAAGATATCGCTATAGACCCTACCATTAAACAGAATAGTTATTCCGTTCAATTCTTAATCATCCCTTGTAATTCTGTTTTATTGCTAAACCTTTACTGTTGAAACAAATCGGATTCAGTTCGGCCTAGCCCGGCATAGTCAAAAGGCAAAACCGCCGCTTTAATTGGCCTGCTTACAAAACTGTTCTGACCTAAATACTGCTGGCTCTTTATAACTTGCCGGTTGTCCTGGCCAAACCCTCTATCACTGTTACAAGCTCATTAACTTCTACCGGTTTAGCGACGTGAGCATCATACCCTGATCGGAGCGCCCGCATCCGATCTTCAGCTCTTGCGTGTGCGGTGAGGGCTATCGCCGGCAACCGGCTTGCCCGCGCTTCAGTCGAGCGAATCTTCTGGATTAGTGTGTATCCATCCTCTTCCGGCATCTCAATATCTGAAATCAAAAGGTCCGGCTTCCACTCCTCTACCTCCTGCAACCCTTCTTTCGCAGAGCCGGCGGCCTTCACCACAGCTCCGCATTGCTCAAGCATAAGCTTTAGAAGATCACGTGCGTCCGGCTCGTCTTCCACTACCAGCAGTCTCATACCGGCCAGCGACTGCGGGCATTCAAAGGGGACTGAAGTTGAGAGTGTCTGTTCTCTCCCCTGCAGCGGGCTGGCTGCATAAGGGACAGGCGCGTGGATTATCATTAGCGGGAACTTCACGGTGAATGTGGCCCCCTGGCCTTCGCCGCCGCTGTAGGCTGATATACTGCCTCCGTGCAACTCGACCAAGTGGCGCACGATCGCAAGTCCCAGGCCCAACCCGCCGTGCTTCCGCGTGTAAGAGGTGTCGGCCTGGCGGAAGTGGTCAAACATGAAGGGCAGAAAATTGGGAGTGATCCCCTCTCCGGTATCGCTGACTGTAACCTCGACGTGCGAGTTGAGCCGCTGCAGTCGGACCTGAATCCGACCCTGCTTCGGCGTAAACTTCACCGCGTTGGATAAGAGATTCCACAGCACCTGCTGTAGCCGTTCCGGGTCGCCTGACACCAGCCCGGCATCCGGGTCGAGGACTACCTGCAGCTGAATGTCTTTAGCCGCTGCGGCGGGCCGGATCACATCCACGGCGGCCCCCACGACGGACGATAGCTCGATGGGCTGGACGTTGAGGCGCAGCTTGCCGGTGATGATGCGCGAGATGTCCAGCAGGTCCTCTATGAGCTTCGCTTGCGACCGGGCATTGCGCTCGATGGTTTCAATGGCACGATCCCGAATCTCCTCATCGACCTTGCCAGTGCGGAGCATAGCGGTCCAGCCCACTATTGCATTGAGCGGGGTGCGCAACTCGTGCGACACCATGGCCAGAAACTCGTCCTTGGCTCGGCTGGCCTCCTCCGCCTGCTTCCGCGACCGGCTCTGCTCCTCATACAGCTCTGCCGTGCCAATCGCCGCCGCGGCGAGGTTAGCCAAGGCAGAAGCAACTCGCACGTTCGTTTGGTCGAAGTGATGCGGTTGTCTGTAATAAAATCCGACCGTGCCGGCGCTCTCTCCATGGATGCTCAACGGCACAACCAACAAGGATCTGATCCCTTCAAGTTGGTGCGCCTCCAGTCTTCCCCGGAGCGCCTCGTCCTTCGTCACATCTTCAGCGATGATCTGCGGTATCTGTGCGGGCTTGGCGCTTTGCAGTATGGTGCCTGCGTTTTGTATGTACCCTTCCGACAGGCCATCGGATGACATGAGCCGCCAGAGGCTATTTGAATGAGTATAACGCCAGACCGCGTAGGCATCGGCTGCCAGCACTTGCTTTGCCAGGTCGATGATCGTAGACAGAATCGTGTCCACGTTGAATGTAGAGAGGAGTACCGCTGAGGCGTCAACCAGATGGGTCAACCGTTCCTGCATGAGTTGGTGTTTCTCAGCCGACGCCAGAGCGGCGGCGTGCGCCGCCTGCTCGCGAGCTAACAGTTCCTCCCTCTCTCTTTCTAATCTCCTCCGCTCGGTTATGTCGCGGGCGACCGCCGAAGCGCCGGTTATCTCCCCTTTGGCATTCGTTATAGGAGAAATGGTCAGAGAGACATGGATGATCCTTCCGTCTTTGCACCTGCGTTCGGTCTCATAATGC belongs to Blastocatellia bacterium and includes:
- a CDS encoding PAS domain S-box protein, which produces METLPEEIKTLRRRVRDLVAISALPAVWIGYDPPQIAESLADVLLSALRADFIYIRVRGHSDEAPIEVIRPKQGANAADHTREIAAAVAPWFKSNASGPPLSIPNPLGGGTVRLAIIPIGLIHEEEYGALVAGSTRPDFPTETDRLLLSVAVNQVTILFQRNQAEASLRRTQQELRDFVENASIGMHWVGPDGIILWANQAEMDLLGYSRDEYIGHPISKFHVDEDKIRDMLRRLSDKQTLHNYEARLRCKDGSIRDVLVNSNVLWEGDKFVHTRCFTRDITEQKKAEEAMHLLSSIVESSDDAILSKNLDGIILSWNKGAERLYGYTADEVKGRPVSLLMPPEREDDFPKIMEALRRGERAEHYETERRCKDGRIIHVSLTISPITNAKGEITGASAVARDITERRRLEREREELLAREQAAHAAALASAEKHQLMQERLTHLVDASAVLLSTFNVDTILSTIIDLAKQVLAADAYAVWRYTHSNSLWRLMSSDGLSEGYIQNAGTILQSAKPAQIPQIIAEDVTKDEALRGRLEAHQLEGIRSLLVVPLSIHGESAGTVGFYYRQPHHFDQTNVRVASALANLAAAAIGTAELYEEQSRSRKQAEEASRAKDEFLAMVSHELRTPLNAIVGWTAMLRTGKVDEEIRDRAIETIERNARSQAKLIEDLLDISRIITGKLRLNVQPIELSSVVGAAVDVIRPAAAAKDIQLQVVLDPDAGLVSGDPERLQQVLWNLLSNAVKFTPKQGRIQVRLQRLNSHVEVTVSDTGEGITPNFLPFMFDHFRQADTSYTRKHGGLGLGLAIVRHLVELHGGSISAYSGGEGQGATFTVKFPLMIIHAPVPYAASPLQGREQTLSTSVPFECPQSLAGMRLLVVEDEPDARDLLKLMLEQCGAVVKAAGSAKEGLQEVEEWKPDLLISDIEMPEEDGYTLIQKIRSTEARASRLPAIALTAHARAEDRMRALRSGYDAHVAKPVEVNELVTVIEGLARTTGKL
- a CDS encoding AMP-binding protein, giving the protein MIRPFDYSGITRDARGIAHYDSRPASLVEMLRLTVEGSPDHEAIVEIGGERINYRQLWERAARVSGGLRAAGVARGDRVAIRLGNGLSWVLAFFGVEMAGAVAVPVNTRFSESEVDYVVNDSGAAYVFMPDAALPDGEPFVVDDLQLPDVAAIFYTSGTTGFPKGAMTTHENFLTNSETCRRVVSLPTDGSIRNLVSVPLFHVTGCNSQLIPTVETGDTLVIMPAFEVQAFLKAIDEQRINLLTSVPAVYWFAINQPNFKDLDTSRVRWVSYGGAPIAPDLVARIMESFPNARVGNGFGLTECASVATFLPHEYAHLRPETVGFAAPVVDLDLFEPDEQSGIGELLIRGANVVKGYWNKLEATAETFVDGWLHTGDMARLDADGFVQIVDRKKDMICRGGENVYCVEVENALAAHPAVFEVAVIGVADEMMGEKVGAVVVPRPGQSLDVSDLLTFARRLLADFKVPQYVFIRKEPMPRNPGGKMLKPVLRRETEWGKPIR